The DNA window CCCGCCCGCTATCCGGAATGCCGGCCCGTCCTGAAAGAAGAGGGTCTGCGCCGCCCCACGCCAGTTCACAGTGATCCGGGACGCGCCGGCGGTTTTCACCGTTGCGTCCGGAGCCGAGATATATCGCCAGGTGTCGCCCGGCAGGAGGCCGAACCCGGGAGTGGCGCCGGCCAGATATCCGCCGAGACAAAATCCTAGGTAGACGCCGCCGTCCCCGACATACCGTCGAACGATGTCGGCATACTCGCTCATCGCCGCCCACCCCGTCGCCAAGGTCGGGCCACCCGGCTGCGCATAGACCGCTGCATTCGCGAGGGCGGAAGCGGTCAGCGGTGTCTGCTCGCCCGGCCCGACGTAGACGGTTCGGAAGTTGCGGGGGCAGTTCTGTAGCAGTGTCGCGACCGCCTCCGGGCAGCCCGGGGATGACGCGGGGCCGCGGTAGACCGCCGCCAACGGCCGCGATTCGGCACCTGCCCGCAGGGCCGGCACCGGGGCGGCCGAGGCGAACTTCGGTGTCAATGCCAGCGCGCACGCCGCGCCGACGCCGGTCAGAAACCCTCGCCGATCCACCATCGTCATCGTCCCCTCACCGCTCGTCGCACCGTCCCCGCCTGTGACCGCGGTCTCAATTTTGCCCGATAAAGGGTGAAAAATGGGGTGAAGTCCCGATGCGTCGTTATTTGCCGTAGCACTGACAGCGGGAATTCGGAGTCGCCGTCGAAGAGTCCCGCGACCAAAACGCCCTATAGAACAGGCTAGTACTGAGCTGCGGAGATAACTTTCGTTACTTCGAACTTCGTTGTGATTCGGTGTCTTTCCGCACGCCCGCGACGGGACCTCGACGCCCGAGAACACTGCCGAACCTCGGCCGACGAATGCCCCTAACATTCCTGCGGCCAGACCTAGACGGACGTCTAGTCTGCTTTCGGCGGTCGGGGGGCCGGAGTAACTCTTCGCACACACTGGAGTCTCCGATGCACAATTTGGCAGTTTCGGAAGTGGACGACGCCGCTGCCCGACGGGAACGGTCGCGCCCGCGGCGCCTGAACCACGTTTTCGAGGATGCTTGCGACCGAACACCTTTCGCGTGGGCGCTCGAATGCGGCGAAACCGAGTTCACGTATGCCGAGCTGGACGCGAGTGCCAACAGGCTCGCCCATCTGTTGATCGATCACGGCATCGGAGTAGGTGCTCGGATCGCCCTTCTGCTCGAGCGGTCGCCGGCGACGTACATCGCGCTGCTCGCCTCGCTCAAGTCGGGCGCCACGTTCGTTCCTGTCGACCCGGGCGCCCCGCCGGATCGGATCGACTACATCATTTCCGACGCAGACGTCGATCTGGTGCTCACGTCGTCCTCCTTCGCGAACGCTCTCTCCGCGCTCGGCCGGCCCCGTCTCGAACTCGACACCCTTTCCGACAGTTGCCGCCGCTATCCGTCGTCCCGCCCGGTGCTCGACGTCCCCGCCGATCTCGACCCGGTGTGTTACGTGATCTACACCTCCGGATCCACCGGAAAACCCAAGGGCGTCGCGGTTGCCCAGTCGAGCATCTGCAACTTCCTCGACGTCGTTCCGGAAATCTACGACGTACAACCCACCGACCGCGTCTACCAGGGGATGACGATCTCCTTCGACTTCTCCATCGAGGAGATCTGGCCGACGTGGGCGCGCGGTGCCACACTCGTGGCCGGCCCGACCGGGTCCGGACGACTGGGCGCCGATCTCGCCGATTTTCTCGAAGAGCGCCGCGTCACCAAGCTGTACTGCGTGCCGACCCTCCTCGCCACGATCCCCCGTGACCTTCCGCAGCTACGAACCATTCTCGTCGGCGGTGAGGCATGTCCGGGTGAGCTCGTCGAGCGGTGGTCGCGCCCGGGCCGGCGGATCCTCAACACCTACGGGCCCACCGAGGCCACGGTCACCGCAACCTGGGGCGAGCTGCTACCGGGGCGACTCGTCACCATCGGACGACCGCTGCCGACCTACTCGGTGGTGATCCTCGACGAGCATCGCGTTCCGGTCCCGGACGGGGAGATCGGTGAAATCTGCATCGGCGGACCCGGTGTCGCGCGCGGATACGTGGGCAGGCCCGAGCAGACGGCGGAGCGTTTCATCGTCCACCCGAGCGGCGGTGACGGAAAGCTCTACCGCACAGGAGATCTCGGCCGAATTGTCGAAGACGGTGAAATCGAGTACTTGGGACGGGCGGACAGCGAGATCAAGATCCGAGGCCATCGGGTGGACCTCGGGGAGATCGAGAGCGTCCTGCTCGAGGATCCCGAAGTCGCCACGGGCGTCGTGTCTCTCGTGGACGTCGCCGGCACAGGCGAGCTGGCCGCCTACGTCTCCTTGCGTACCGGATCGCATCGGCCCGCGCGCGCCGGAGTGGACGGCGAATCCGTGCTCGTCGACCGTCTTCTCGACGCCCTCCACCGACGGCTACCCCACTACATGATCCCGGCCTATCTCGACATCGTCGACGAGCTGCCGACCATGCCCAGCGGCAAAGTGGACCGGACCAGGCTGCCGGCACCCGGACGGCGCCGGAGTCTGCACCACGGCGGGCCCGTGGTCGCGCCGGCGACCGATCGCGAGAGCCGAGTACGCGCCGTGTGCGCCGACGTCCTGGGAGTGGACGCGACCACACTGTCCGTGGAGTCCGACTTCTTCACGGAGTTGGGAGGGCACTCCCTGGCGGCGGCCAAACTCGTCTCCACACTGCGCGAGAGCGAGATTCGCGAGATCGGGCTCCGCGATGTGTATGCCCACCCGACGGTGCGTGCGCTCGCAGCCCGGCTCGACACCGTCGACGGCGCTCGTCGAGCATCCCCGCCCCGCGCCGAGGCACTCGGGCACGACGACGTTCCTGTCCGCCGGGCCGGGACGGTGCAAGCGAGCGCGTTGTTGTTTCTGCTCCTCGTCGTGACGCTTCCGGTGTCTGTCGTCTACAGCATTCACGGAGGTCGGCCGTCGTTCGTGGTTCTCCGCGATCTGTTGGTCGCGACGGTTCCCACCTATCTGGGTGTTCGATGGGTTCTGCCGGTGCTACTGGTCCGGCCCCTCTCGCGCGGCATCCGCCCCGGTCGCTATCCGCTGTGGGGAACGACGTATCTGAGGTTGTGGGCGGTGGACCGGTTGCTGGCCCTGTCGCCGAGTCCGGTGCTCGCCGGGTCGCCGATCATGGCCCCGTTCCTGCGCGCACTCGGGGCGAGGGTGGGCCGGGACACCGAGATCTGCACCGGCACGATCCCGCTGCCGGCTCTGGTCCGGATCGGCGACCGCGTCTCGGTCGGCTACAACACCGACCTGCGAGCGTGGCGGGTCGAGGCCGGCTGGGTGATCGTCGGCGAAGTCGTCATCGAGGACGGCGCGTTCGTCGGTTCCGACAGCGTGCTCGAACCGGGGGCCCACATCGAGGTCGGCGCCATGCTCGCCGACCAGTCCGTGGTCGACGCCGACCGAACGCTACCCGCCCGCAGCCGGTATGCGGGATCTCCGTCTCGGCCCGTCGCCGCACTGAGCCCCGCTGTCGAAGCGATGGCCGCGGCACCACCGCCCCGATCGTGGTCGGCGCGCCTGTACGCGCTGTCGGTACTCGGCCTGGCCTCCCTCGAAGCGGCTGCCATCGCCGCCCTGTTCCCCAGTCTGATTCTGGTCTGGTACGTGCTTCTCACGTACGGCATGGTGTGGGCATTCATCGCAACGCTGGCATCCGGACCGCTCTACGTGCTCAGTGTGTGTGCCGTGGTGGCGGCCGGGAAACGAGTTCTGTTGCCCGACCCGCCCACCGGAACCCACAGTGCCCGTTCTACGCTGGGAATCCGTAAGTGGTTGGCCGACAAGCTGTTTCTCATGAGTCTGACCTACACCGGTTCTCTGTACGCGACGCTCTACACGGGGCCCTGGTTGCGTCTGCTCGGCGCCCGGGTCGGCCGCGGTGCCGAAGTGTCCACTGCCGCTCACATCGACCCGGACCTGCTCACGATCGGCGACGGGAGTTTCGTCGCGGACATGGCGAGCGTCGGCGGATCGTCGTTCTGCAACGGCTGGTTCACCCTCGACCACACCGTGGTCGGTGAGCGCGCATTCATCGGTAACGCGGCGCACGTTCCGGCCGGCGCCCGGACCGGAGACCGGTCGCTCGTCGGGGTCCTGACCGTTCCGCACGCCGATGGTGTCCCGGCCGATTCCTCCTGGCTCGGCTCACCTGC is part of the Rhodococcus sp. SGAir0479 genome and encodes:
- a CDS encoding BPL-N domain-containing protein — translated: MTMVDRRGFLTGVGAACALALTPKFASAAPVPALRAGAESRPLAAVYRGPASSPGCPEAVATLLQNCPRNFRTVYVGPGEQTPLTASALANAAVYAQPGGPTLATGWAAMSEYADIVRRYVGDGGVYLGFCLGGYLAGATPGFGLLPGDTWRYISAPDATVKTAGASRITVNWRGAAQTLFFQDGPAFRIAGGQAEILATYAGGQPAALVAPYGAGRVGVVGPHPEADGTWFGRMDRTGAIHPELGFDLVEASLGALRV
- a CDS encoding Pls/PosA family non-ribosomal peptide synthetase translates to MAVSEVDDAAARRERSRPRRLNHVFEDACDRTPFAWALECGETEFTYAELDASANRLAHLLIDHGIGVGARIALLLERSPATYIALLASLKSGATFVPVDPGAPPDRIDYIISDADVDLVLTSSSFANALSALGRPRLELDTLSDSCRRYPSSRPVLDVPADLDPVCYVIYTSGSTGKPKGVAVAQSSICNFLDVVPEIYDVQPTDRVYQGMTISFDFSIEEIWPTWARGATLVAGPTGSGRLGADLADFLEERRVTKLYCVPTLLATIPRDLPQLRTILVGGEACPGELVERWSRPGRRILNTYGPTEATVTATWGELLPGRLVTIGRPLPTYSVVILDEHRVPVPDGEIGEICIGGPGVARGYVGRPEQTAERFIVHPSGGDGKLYRTGDLGRIVEDGEIEYLGRADSEIKIRGHRVDLGEIESVLLEDPEVATGVVSLVDVAGTGELAAYVSLRTGSHRPARAGVDGESVLVDRLLDALHRRLPHYMIPAYLDIVDELPTMPSGKVDRTRLPAPGRRRSLHHGGPVVAPATDRESRVRAVCADVLGVDATTLSVESDFFTELGGHSLAAAKLVSTLRESEIREIGLRDVYAHPTVRALAARLDTVDGARRASPPRAEALGHDDVPVRRAGTVQASALLFLLLVVTLPVSVVYSIHGGRPSFVVLRDLLVATVPTYLGVRWVLPVLLVRPLSRGIRPGRYPLWGTTYLRLWAVDRLLALSPSPVLAGSPIMAPFLRALGARVGRDTEICTGTIPLPALVRIGDRVSVGYNTDLRAWRVEAGWVIVGEVVIEDGAFVGSDSVLEPGAHIEVGAMLADQSVVDADRTLPARSRYAGSPSRPVAALSPAVEAMAAAPPPRSWSARLYALSVLGLASLEAAAIAALFPSLILVWYVLLTYGMVWAFIATLASGPLYVLSVCAVVAAGKRVLLPDPPTGTHSARSTLGIRKWLADKLFLMSLTYTGSLYATLYTGPWLRLLGARVGRGAEVSTAAHIDPDLLTIGDGSFVADMASVGGSSFCNGWFTLDHTVVGERAFIGNAAHVPAGARTGDRSLVGVLTVPHADGVPADSSWLGSPAIHLPVRQDSGTYDESQTFAPPRQVLAHRWFIEFFRATLPATLIGVSLFFYLLTLSLTARSQGLAVTVLVAPLFALVTALGVVLFAAALKRNIVGVYRPRVEPLWARFVRRAEFATGIYEAAAVPVLLDQLRGTPFLPLALRGFGADIGKRVWMDTTYLTEFDLVHIGDDAAVGANASLQTHLFEDRVMKMSTVTVASGATVGTRAIVLYDATVGRDATLGTLSLLMKGETLPDETRWSGIPAEALR